A section of the Armatimonadia bacterium genome encodes:
- a CDS encoding DNA translocase FtsK, translating to MAKARAAAPPKDDSLKRDLMAIGLATLGTLILVSLLYQGDGIGVVPSGLAAGLRLAFGLGSYAVPLVLFLLAALYGFDRRPSPSTKVLVGASLLAVAALVLLQLRLTDDAATVFASQENLLSGGGYLGAGLAWVCLSLLGQVGTLILTCSMACVGLILLTQSTLRDLCRGVGGRLARGADLAGEGARTLAQHATLGPRPYLEREEEEPPKPKRRRKGSKVDIDEPPGPVLAPRAPEAASAPVVLAARQPERQREEKPIEAEASAASGAVARDEPKGRTCSKAAKGIAHQPKLLRNSDLFVLPATTLLTTFDDDVESAAARQEAAEQIIKLEDTLASFGITAKVVHFEPGPVLTRYEVEPERGIRVNQVVRLADDLAMALAAVDVRVEAPIPGKSAIGIEVPNANRVTVGLRALLETESFQSHSSRLAVALGRDIAGQPVIADISTMPHLLIAGATGSGKSVCLHGIIMSLLLRSTPDEVRFIMIDPKRVELAVYDGIPHLMAPVVYSVKHAADVLRKAIREMEKRYDKFALKGVVNLAEYNALAGMPKEHATDEFEPLPHVVIIIDELADLMMQGRAEFEFSICRIAQLARATGIHLILATQRPSVKVVTGNIKANIPTRIALAVASQVDSRTILDGQGAERLIGRGDMLYSPLDASKPRRIQGAFVPRGDIERVVEHLRHQGEPQFEIIPEAQEEEGDFADDMDTSDELYAGAVQYVVQEGEASVSMIQRRFKVGYARAGRLIDVMEQRGVVGPHEGSKPRQVLLGPHGLDGVLQGRRPLGPTEDDLAQAEEEDSEGEITAEDVLMSAPAGEADEGLEEEES from the coding sequence TTGGCGAAGGCACGTGCGGCGGCTCCACCGAAGGACGATAGTCTCAAACGCGACCTCATGGCCATCGGGCTCGCAACGCTGGGCACGTTGATCCTGGTCAGTCTTCTGTACCAGGGCGACGGCATCGGCGTGGTCCCGAGCGGCCTTGCAGCGGGCTTACGCCTGGCCTTTGGGCTGGGAAGCTACGCGGTACCCCTGGTTCTCTTCCTCCTGGCTGCACTCTATGGTTTCGACCGCCGCCCATCACCATCGACGAAGGTGCTGGTGGGTGCGAGCCTGCTGGCTGTGGCTGCGCTGGTGCTGCTGCAACTCCGGCTGACCGATGACGCGGCGACGGTGTTCGCCAGTCAAGAGAACCTTCTGTCCGGCGGCGGTTACCTGGGCGCTGGTCTGGCCTGGGTGTGCCTGAGCCTGCTGGGGCAGGTCGGCACACTGATTTTGACGTGTTCCATGGCCTGCGTCGGGCTGATCCTGCTGACGCAATCGACGCTGCGGGACCTGTGCCGAGGAGTTGGCGGACGGCTTGCCCGAGGCGCCGACCTTGCCGGTGAAGGGGCTCGGACGCTGGCACAACACGCCACACTCGGGCCACGACCGTACCTGGAACGCGAAGAGGAAGAGCCACCCAAGCCGAAGCGGCGCAGGAAGGGCTCGAAGGTGGACATCGACGAGCCGCCTGGTCCGGTTCTGGCGCCTCGGGCGCCAGAGGCCGCCTCCGCGCCTGTCGTGCTTGCGGCTCGGCAACCGGAGCGCCAGCGCGAGGAGAAGCCCATCGAGGCCGAGGCTTCCGCGGCCTCGGGCGCGGTCGCCAGGGATGAGCCGAAAGGCCGGACTTGCTCCAAAGCTGCCAAGGGCATCGCCCATCAGCCGAAGCTGCTGCGCAACTCCGACCTGTTTGTGCTTCCCGCCACCACTCTACTGACGACCTTCGATGATGACGTCGAGAGCGCTGCCGCGAGGCAGGAGGCTGCCGAGCAGATCATCAAGCTGGAGGATACGCTGGCCAGCTTCGGCATCACCGCCAAGGTGGTGCACTTCGAGCCCGGTCCCGTGCTCACCCGCTATGAAGTGGAGCCGGAGCGCGGAATCCGGGTCAATCAGGTCGTGCGGCTCGCGGATGACCTGGCCATGGCGCTGGCAGCCGTGGATGTCCGCGTAGAAGCGCCGATCCCGGGCAAGTCGGCCATTGGTATCGAGGTGCCGAACGCGAATCGCGTGACCGTCGGGCTGCGAGCTCTGCTGGAGACCGAGAGCTTCCAGAGCCACTCGTCGAGGCTCGCCGTCGCGCTGGGTCGTGACATCGCCGGGCAGCCCGTGATTGCCGATATCAGCACCATGCCTCACTTGCTGATCGCCGGCGCAACAGGCTCGGGCAAGAGCGTGTGCCTGCACGGGATCATCATGAGCCTGCTGCTGCGGTCCACGCCCGACGAGGTGCGGTTCATCATGATCGACCCCAAGCGGGTCGAACTGGCCGTCTATGACGGCATCCCGCACCTGATGGCGCCGGTCGTCTACAGCGTCAAGCATGCCGCCGACGTGCTGCGCAAGGCCATCCGGGAGATGGAGAAGCGCTACGACAAGTTCGCGCTGAAGGGCGTCGTGAATCTGGCCGAGTACAACGCGCTCGCCGGGATGCCGAAGGAGCACGCGACCGACGAGTTCGAGCCTCTGCCTCATGTGGTCATCATCATCGACGAGTTGGCCGACCTGATGATGCAGGGGCGGGCGGAGTTCGAGTTCTCGATCTGTCGCATCGCCCAGCTCGCGCGCGCGACGGGGATTCACCTGATCCTGGCCACGCAGCGCCCGTCGGTCAAGGTCGTGACGGGCAACATCAAGGCCAACATCCCGACCCGTATTGCGCTGGCGGTGGCGTCGCAGGTGGACTCCCGCACGATCCTCGACGGCCAGGGCGCCGAGCGTCTCATCGGTCGCGGCGACATGCTCTACTCGCCGCTGGACGCCAGCAAGCCCCGGCGGATTCAGGGAGCCTTCGTGCCCCGGGGTGACATCGAGCGGGTGGTCGAGCACCTGCGCCACCAGGGCGAGCCGCAGTTCGAGATCATCCCCGAGGCGCAGGAGGAAGAAGGAGACTTCGCGGACGACATGGACACCAGCGACGAGCTCTATGCGGGCGCCGTGCAGTATGTAGTGCAAGAGGGCGAAGCTTCCGTGTCGATGATCCAGCGGCGGTTCAAGGTGGGCTACGCTCGCGCCGGACGACTGATCGATGTGATGGAGCAGCGGGGTGTCGTAGGACCTCACGAGGGCTCCAAGCCCCGGCAGGTACTCCTTGGTCCGCACGGTCTGGACGGGGTGCTGCAGGGACGTCGTCCCCTGGGGCCGACGGAGGACGACCTGGCGCAGGCTGAGGAGGAAGACAGCGAGGGCGAGATCACGGCAGAGGACGTCCTGATGTCGGCGCCTGCAGGGGAGGCCGACGAAGGGCTGGAGGAAGAGGAGAGTTAG
- the rpsF gene encoding 30S ribosomal protein S6, whose amino-acid sequence MAKEAVLYEAMYILDSSLTDEEVAALEEQFRTAIEGQGATFESVHEFARRRLAYAIKGHTDGIYRVMYFRSSGAAVEEIKHEFALSEDVVRGIVTVANPKMLVGPKPAPKAEEAETPAEAAEEAPAKAAEEAPAKAAEEAPAETAEEAPVEAAAEAPVEAAAEAPAEAAAEAPVEAAAEAPAEAAAEAPAEAAEAPAETPTE is encoded by the coding sequence ATGGCGAAAGAAGCAGTGCTGTACGAGGCGATGTACATCCTGGATTCCAGCCTGACCGATGAAGAGGTCGCCGCGCTGGAGGAGCAGTTCCGCACCGCTATTGAGGGGCAGGGCGCGACGTTCGAGTCCGTCCACGAGTTCGCGCGGCGCCGCCTGGCCTACGCGATCAAGGGGCATACAGACGGCATCTACCGGGTTATGTACTTCCGGAGCTCGGGCGCGGCCGTCGAGGAGATCAAGCACGAGTTTGCGCTGAGCGAGGACGTCGTGCGCGGTATCGTGACCGTGGCGAACCCGAAGATGCTCGTGGGCCCGAAGCCGGCGCCCAAGGCTGAGGAAGCAGAGACTCCCGCGGAGGCTGCCGAAGAGGCTCCCGCAAAGGCTGCCGAAGAGGCTCCCGCAAAGGCTGCTGAAGAGGCTCCCGCAGAGACTGCTGAAGAGGCTCCCGTAGAGGCTGCTGCCGAGGCTCCCGTAGAGGCTGCTGCCGAGGCTCCCGCAGAGGCTGCTGCCGAAGCCCCCGTAGAGGCTGCTGCCGAAGCTCCCGCAGAGGCCGCTGCCGAAGCTCCCGCAGAGGCCGCCGAGGCCCCGGCCGAGACTCCGACTGAGTAG
- a CDS encoding thioredoxin family protein — MTRRCTPLVLCLLLVSLATLAQAAGDINWLPGGYEAALKAATGSGKTTLLAVGSAYCEFCDRMDRDVITDAKVIQLSRSFECARIDADKRDDLVVKYKAYVLPTYLFTDARGEVIYRFSGYTPAEVFCVYLRTALRLAPARTELATLQAKADAGTATPQQLARLGRLLRKFDRPAEAAKYLTQALTALKPESPEAVLAQLDKAILDSTKGTQTALGSLEGWIVANPKHVERWEAQYQLGMAQATTSQAATAYSTFNTLAKAAPTNDWGILAKYQAQILGPEAQRPITGG, encoded by the coding sequence ATGACCCGCAGATGCACGCCTCTCGTTCTCTGCCTCCTCCTCGTGAGCCTCGCCACTCTGGCCCAGGCCGCCGGCGACATCAACTGGCTGCCCGGCGGCTACGAGGCCGCACTGAAGGCCGCCACCGGCTCCGGCAAGACAACCCTCCTCGCCGTCGGCAGTGCCTATTGTGAGTTCTGCGACCGCATGGACAGGGACGTCATCACCGACGCCAAGGTCATCCAGCTCAGTCGCAGCTTCGAGTGCGCCCGCATCGACGCCGACAAGCGCGACGACCTCGTCGTCAAGTACAAGGCCTACGTCCTGCCGACTTACCTCTTCACCGACGCCAGGGGCGAGGTCATCTACCGCTTCTCCGGCTACACGCCGGCCGAGGTCTTCTGCGTCTACCTGCGCACGGCACTGCGTCTTGCTCCGGCCAGGACAGAGCTGGCAACCCTCCAGGCCAAAGCGGACGCAGGAACTGCCACGCCGCAGCAACTGGCGCGCCTGGGCCGACTGCTCCGCAAGTTCGACCGGCCGGCCGAGGCGGCCAAGTACCTGACCCAGGCTCTGACAGCCCTCAAGCCCGAGAGCCCTGAGGCCGTCCTGGCGCAGCTCGACAAGGCCATCCTCGACTCCACTAAGGGCACGCAGACGGCCCTCGGATCGCTTGAAGGCTGGATCGTCGCGAACCCGAAGCATGTCGAGCGCTGGGAGGCCCAGTACCAGCTTGGCATGGCCCAGGCGACCACCAGCCAGGCTGCCACTGCCTACTCCACCTTCAACACGCTCGCGAAGGCCGCGCCGACCAACGACTGGGGCATTCTCGCTAAGTACCAGGCCCAGATACTCGGGCCCGAGGCACAACGCCCAATCACCGGTGGGTGA
- a CDS encoding sugar phosphate isomerase/epimerase family protein yields the protein MAASRYRIGCNVIDPLLEVGPGTDYTLPVGRRSLEFLAELGFDAVEFSHALHWTDEELQVVRKMTEEIGIGVWSLHAWAAGDVLQEEHAEKASQILHRAAEVALALGAGRVVHHPSGGSLEGDGMQRLACEADLIRAAHRPGFLFALENMSSLAQVDYLITLVDRLGPEVAGICVDTGHANLGADLGAPTALRRAGHRLITTHLQDNLGTRDEHLPPGDGLIDWDEVAVALRETGYDGCLMLELTDHPGDARAPHLRDEIARGAAMAGKLWEMTRP from the coding sequence ATGGCAGCTTCCCGGTACCGCATCGGCTGCAACGTCATCGATCCGCTGCTGGAGGTCGGCCCCGGCACCGACTACACACTACCCGTAGGCCGCCGTTCCCTGGAGTTCCTCGCCGAGTTGGGCTTCGACGCCGTCGAGTTCTCCCACGCCCTGCACTGGACGGACGAGGAGCTGCAGGTCGTTCGGAAGATGACGGAGGAGATCGGCATCGGCGTGTGGTCCCTCCATGCCTGGGCCGCCGGTGATGTCCTCCAGGAGGAGCACGCCGAGAAAGCCTCCCAGATCCTGCACCGTGCTGCGGAGGTCGCGCTCGCCCTAGGAGCCGGTCGCGTCGTCCACCATCCCAGCGGAGGTTCCCTCGAGGGTGACGGTATGCAGCGACTGGCCTGCGAGGCCGATCTGATCCGCGCCGCTCACCGGCCCGGCTTTCTCTTCGCCCTTGAGAACATGTCCAGCCTGGCCCAGGTGGACTACCTGATCACCTTGGTCGACCGCCTTGGCCCGGAGGTCGCCGGGATCTGCGTCGACACCGGCCATGCCAACCTGGGTGCCGACCTCGGGGCGCCGACGGCTCTGCGCCGGGCCGGACACCGCCTGATCACCACCCATCTGCAGGACAACCTTGGCACCCGCGACGAGCACCTTCCTCCCGGTGACGGCCTGATCGACTGGGATGAAGTAGCCGTCGCCCTGCGGGAGACCGGCTATGACGGCTGCCTCATGCTGGAGCTTACCGACCACCCCGGTGACGCCCGAGCACCACACCTTCGCGACGAGATCGCCCGCGGAGCCGCCATGGCAGGCAAACTCTGGGAGATGACGCGGCCTTGA
- a CDS encoding single-stranded DNA-binding protein produces MINNCVLVGRIARDPEMRYTTSGMAVVNFRIAVARQRRGQDQEEQTDWLDIVAFGKTGEFVAQYLDKGSLIGVEGRIQSRNWQAQDGQQRYSVEIVANSVQALESRQEAERRRASRAANGGSAAAPAGPAGPRGPRPQAAPPTTDSQEDYGPISEDEDPFGDQ; encoded by the coding sequence GTGATCAATAACTGCGTGCTCGTGGGCCGTATCGCCCGAGACCCGGAGATGCGCTACACCACCAGCGGCATGGCCGTCGTGAACTTCCGGATTGCCGTCGCTCGGCAACGTCGAGGCCAGGACCAGGAGGAGCAGACGGACTGGCTGGATATTGTCGCCTTCGGCAAGACCGGCGAGTTCGTGGCTCAGTACCTGGACAAGGGCTCACTGATCGGGGTTGAGGGGCGCATTCAGTCTCGGAACTGGCAGGCCCAGGACGGTCAGCAGCGGTACTCGGTGGAGATCGTGGCCAACTCGGTGCAGGCGCTTGAGAGTCGCCAGGAAGCCGAACGACGACGGGCATCTCGGGCAGCGAACGGTGGCAGTGCCGCAGCCCCGGCAGGCCCGGCAGGCCCGCGAGGGCCCCGGCCTCAGGCTGCTCCGCCGACCACGGACTCGCAAGAGGATTACGGCCCCATCAGCGAGGACGAGGACCCCTTCGGCGACCAGTAG